One window from the genome of Salvia miltiorrhiza cultivar Shanhuang (shh) chromosome 7, IMPLAD_Smil_shh, whole genome shotgun sequence encodes:
- the LOC130993506 gene encoding heat stress transcription factor B-2a-like, which translates to MASPSVDRKGGESWGEDMPRLLPTPFLTKTYQIVDDRAVDDIISWNVDGSAFIVWNPAEFARDLLPKYFKHNNFSSFVRQLNTYGFRKVVPDRWEFSNECFRRGETHLLRDIQRRRMAAKSEDQAVGSPAELIDENERLRQQNVQLNKELRHMKNLCSNIYALMSNYAGSERARACKLYMTENVKPLELLPMTRFCQEMTRKGRETEATSAEHHMDLELRLPGDGRD; encoded by the exons ATGGCTTCGCCGTCAGTGGACCGGAAAGGTGGAGAATCGTGGGGCGAAGATATGCCGAGGCTGCTTCCGACGCCGTTTTTGACCAAAACTTACCAGATCGTCGACGACCGCGCCGTGGACGACATCATCTCCTGGAACGTGGACGGATCCGCTTTCATCGTGTGGAATCCGGCGGAGTTCGCCAGAGATTTGCTCCCAAAGTACTTTAAGCACAACAATTTCTCCAGCTTCGTTCGCCAGCTCAACACTTAC GGATTTAGGAAGGTTGTGCCAGATCGGTGGGAGTTCTCGAACGAGTGTTTCCGTAGAGGCGAGACGCATCTGTTGCGAGACATTCAGCGTAGGAGAATGGCGGCGAAGTCGGAGGATCAGGCAGTGGGTAGCCCGGCGGAGCTGATTGACGAGAACGAGCGGCTGCGGCAGCAAAACGTGCAGCTCAATAAAGAGTTGAGGCACATGAAGAATCTATGTAGCAACATTTACGCTTTGATGTCCAACTACGCCGGAAGCGAGCGTGCACGTGCTTGTAAATTATACATGACGGAAAATGTGAAGCCTCTGGAGCTTCTACCGATGACCAGATTCTGCCAAGAAATGACGCGAAAGGGGAGGGAAACTGAAGCTACGTCGGCGGAGCATCACATGGATTTGGAGCTTCGCCTCCCGGGAGACGGTAGGGACTAA
- the LOC130993972 gene encoding uncharacterized protein LOC130993972: MVNLRARPKLTNEDRNSLAQWLLQHSTQGKLHHGAKKQAAEKFHVALRTVWTIWKSANSQQALGLPIQLNKMKKGLAHKDKWKIDIEKVKKLSVLERSSLQVMAGKLGVSKSLVHKWVKEKQLKPHTNAIKPFLTAENKICRLKWSLNQLSAVNEGGFIKFQSMFNTIHIDEKWFYLTKSKDRYYLLPGENEPYRSCKSKRFIEKIMFICAVARPIIDAQGNIIFDGKLGIFPFITEEAAKRNSKNRIKGTMEVKPIPNITKNVMRDCMITQMVPHFKTKWPEFASKDIFIQQDNAKPHIKPNDPEFVAVARQDGFNFQLVCQPANSPDTNVNDLGFFRAIQTLKDQKPTKNVEELLKNVQDAYEEYPPEKLNHVFLTLQSCYQEIIKDKGGNNYKIPHMNKERLSRLQILPDVLAVEEQLVHDTIQFINMQGTQEQRQHSIDQLELRLQQVVIS; the protein is encoded by the exons ATGGTGAATTTAAGAGCTAGGCCTAAGTTAACTAATGAGGATAGAAATTCCTTGGCTCAATGGCTGCTCCAACACAGCACGCAAGGTAAGCTCCATCATGGTGCAAAGAAGCAGGCTGCCGAGAAGTTCCACGTCGCCTTGAGGACCGTTTGGACGATCTGGAAATCTGCCAACTCCCAACAAGCCCTTGGGTTACCTATTCAGTTGAATAAGATGAAGAAAGGGTTAGCACACAAAGATAAATGGAAGATAGACATAGAAAAGGTGAAGAAATTGTCCGTGTTAGAGAGATCGTCACTACAAGTCATGGCAGGTAAACTAGGGGTTAGTAAATCACTTGTTCATAAGTGGGTGAAAGAGAAGCAGTTAAAACCACATACCAATGCTATCAAACCTTTCTTAACTGCTGAAAATAAGATATGTAGGCTTAAATGGAGCCTCAATCAACTTAGTGCAGTAAATGAAGGAGGGTTCATTAAATTTCAGTCCATGTTCAATACCATACACATTGATGAGAAGTGGTTTTATTTAACAAAGAGTAAGGACAGATACTACCTGTTACCTGGAGAAAATGAGCCTTACAGGAGTTGCAAATCAAAGAGATTTATCGaaaaaataatgtttatttGTGCTGTGGCAAGGCCAATCATTGATGCACAAGGAAACATTATTTTTGATGGTAAACTAGGGATTTTTCCCTTCATAACAGAAGAGGCAGCAAAGAGGAATTCAAAAAATAGGATCAAAGGCACAATGGAGGTAAAACCCATTCCAAACATCACCAAAAATGTAATGAGGGACTGCATGATCACACAG ATGGTTCCCCATTTTAAGACCAAATGGCCTGAATTTGCAAGCAAGGacatattcatccaacaagacaATGCAAAGCCACACATAAAGCCAAATGACCCGGAGTTTGTAGCAGTTGCAAGACAAGATGGATTTAATTTCCAACTTGTCTGCCAACCTGCTAATTCCCCGGACACCAACGTGAATGACCTCGGTTTTTTTAGGGCAATTCAGACACTGAAAGACCAGAAACCAACCAAAAATGTGGAAGAACTACTCAAGAATGTGCAAGATGCTTATGAAGAGTACCCTCCAGAGAAGCTTAATCATGTATTCCTCACACTACAAAGTTGCTACCAGGAAATCATCAAAGATAAGGGAGGCAACAACTATAAGATCCCCCACATGAACAAGGAAAGATTGAGCAGGCTGCAGATACTACCAGATGTACTAGCTGTTGAGGAACAACTAGTACATGACACAATTCAGTTCATAAACATGCAGGGAACTCAAGAGCAAAGACAACACAGCATAGATCAGTTAGAGCTCAGACTCCAACAGGTGGTAATCAGTTAG
- the LOC130993505 gene encoding LOW QUALITY PROTEIN: uncharacterized protein LOC130993505 (The sequence of the model RefSeq protein was modified relative to this genomic sequence to represent the inferred CDS: deleted 1 base in 1 codon) translates to MKLITEVFSTSNLILHAAFAISLTLILSLLKIPALFLHGLHTYIHPDDVNPNATTSSGIRAAIRRPGAAESEQPKPRKKSKDKFEFDENKAQIFRLKLTEGHLQSRIYFSEFYSAFNFTVVGFLSLSLHRFLRVDKDSGLVKNGTIIPLLLGLVGVSRLFFLIVRVGFQKSASKRSERQLSFMCGVLGFLLGLIIAFGIVPNWILDFSFESLDGLGKFFLAVSMGSIVGYLYIPALRNARAFWLGTDQIRSNLSIISCGWLSRTLLYSSYVTTVFTSLLWISPFADLLINGGSNRSHMTGNRREVIEIAGRIGMSRSSFDNVRSWCLFATGVLQFLTLRPNIQLFLNEAVLCWYQRLHASKVPDLEYSRAKVFLHNHFLCLAVVQFFVPAMVILLLFGLSQLDDGFLKGTPGVHNFTLYSAFVKEVAFFMAWWIIFVWSVLSSAILALYRHGTLYVS, encoded by the exons ATGAAGCTTATAACAGAAGTATTCTCCACTAGCAATCTCATTCTGCACGCAGCGTTTGCAATCTCTCTCACGCTcatcctctctcttctcaaGATCCCAGCTTTATTTCTCCATGGCCTCCACACTTACATTCACCCAGATGACGTCAATCCCAACGCCACCACATCCAGCGGAATCCGAGCGGCTATTAGGAGGCCAGGCGCCGCTGAGTCCGAACAGCCCAAGCCCAGAAAGAAATCCAAAGATAAATTCGAGTTCGACGAGAATAAAGCTCAGATCTTCAGACTCAAACTCACTGAAGGTCATCTCCAATCAAGAATTTATTTCAGCGAGTTTTACAGCGCTTTT AATTTCACCGTTGTTGGGTTTTTGTCTCTGTCGCTTCATAGGTTCTTGAGAGTTGATAAAGATTCCGGGTTGGTGAAAAATGGGACAATAATCCCTCTTTTGTTAGGGCTCGTGGGCGTTTCTAGATTGTTTTTCTTGATCGTTAGGGTTGGATTTCAGAAGTCCGCATCGAAGAGGTCTGAGAGGCAGTTGAGCTTCATGTGTGGGGTTTTGGGGTTTCTGTTAGGGCTGATTATTGCTTTTGGGATTGTTCCTAATTGGATTCTTGATTTTAGCTTTGAATCATTGGATGGTTTAGGCAAGTTTTTTCTTGCTGTTTCCATGGGCTCCATTGTGGGTTATCTTTACATTCCTGCATTGCGAAATGCACGTGCTTTTTGGCTGGGAACTGATCAAATTCGCTCTAATCTGTCGATAATTTCGTGTGGATGGTTGTCAAGAACGCTTCTTTATTCGAGTTACGTAACAACTGTTTTCACTTCATTGCTTTGGATTAGCCCTTTTGCGGACCTACTCATTAATGGTGGTTCAAATAGATCACATATGACTGGTAATAGGAGAGAAGTCATTGAAATAGCCGGCCGCATTGGTATGTCAAGATCGAGTTTTGACAATGTGAGGAGCTGGTGTTTGTTTGCTACAGGAGTGCTGCAATTTTTGACCCTGAGGCCTAACATACAATTGTTCCTAAACGAAGCCGTATTGTGTTGGTACCAGAGACTGCACGCCAGCAAAGTTCCCGACTTGGAATATAGCAGGGCAAAGGTTTTTCTTCACAACCACTTCCTATGCCTAGCAGTTGTGCAATTCTTTGTGCCTGCCATGGTGATACTTCTTCTCTTTGGCTTGTCACAACTTGATGATGGTTTCCTTAAAGGTACCCCAGGGGTTCATAATTTTACACTTTACTCGGCTTTCGTGAAAGAAGTTGCATTCTTTATGGCTTGGTGGATTATCTTTGTTTGGAGTGTGCTTAGTTCAGCCATCCTTGCCTTGTATCGCCATGGAACTTTATATGTTTCCTGA